DNA sequence from the Oceanithermus desulfurans genome:
CAGGCTGGTGTCCTTGACGTCGCGCGCCTTCTCGCCGAAGATCGAGCGCAGCAGCCGCTCTTCGGGGCTGGGCTCGGTCTCGCCCTTGAAGCTGGTACGGCCTACCAGGATGTCGCCCGCCTTCACCTCGGCGCCCACGCGCACGATGCCGTCCTCGTCGAGATCGCGCAGCGCCGCCTCGCCCAGGTTGGGGATGTCGCGGGTGATCTTCTCGGGGCCCAGCTTGGTGTCGCGCGCCTCGATCCCGTAGCGCTCGATATGGATCGAGGTGTAGTGGTCGCGGCGCAGCAGGTTCTCGCTGATGATGATGGCGTCTTCGAAGTTGTAGCCGTCGAAGGGCATGATGGCCACGAGCACGTTCTGCCCCAGGGCCAACCGGCCGTGGTCGGCGGCGGGCCCGTCGGCCAGCAGGTCGCCCTTCTTGATCTTGTCGCCCACGCTCACGCGCGGCCGCTGGTCGATCGTCGTGCCCTGGTTCGAGCGCACGAAGCGGCGCAGCTTGTACTCGCGCAGGTTCTTGTTCTTCTGCTCGATGACGACGCGCTCGCCGTCCACGTACTTGACCACGCCGTCGACGTCGGAGTAGACGCTGGTGAGCGAGTCGCGGATCACCCGGTCCTCGATCCCGGTGCCCACCGCCGGCGCCTCGGCCCGGATCACCGGGACCGCCTGGGCCTGCATGTTGGAACCCATCAGCGCGCGGTTGGCGTCGTCGTGCTCGAGGAAGGGGATCAGGTTGGTGTTGACCGAAAAGACCTGCTTCGGGCTCACGTCCATGAACTCGACCTCGGACGCGTCCACGATCTCGGGCTCACCCCTGCGGCGGGCGACGACCCGGTCGGTGGCGATGCGGCCGTCCTCGTCGACCGGGGTGTTGGCCTGGGCGATGGTGTACTTGTCCTCCTCGGTCGCGGTCATGTAGACCACGTCCTTGGGGTTCATGCTGACCACGCCCTTCTTGACCTTGCGGTAGGGGGTCATCACGAAGCCCAGGTCGTTGATCAGCCCGTAGGCCGCCAGCGAGTTGATGAGGCCGATGTTCGCGCCTTCTGGCGTCTCGATCGGGCAGATGCGGCCGTAGTGGGTGCGGTGCACGTCGCGCACGTCGAAGCCGGCGCGCTCGCGGGTGAGGCCGCCGGGGCCGAGCGCCGAGATACGGCGCTTGTGGCGCATCTCGTCGAGGGGGTTGGTCTGCCCCTTGAACTGCGAGAGCTGGCTGCGCCCGAAGAACTCGCGGATGGCCGCGGCCAGCGGGCGGTTGTTGATCAGCTTGGCCGGCGTGGCCGCCTCGGGGTTGCCCATGATCATGCGCTCGCGCACCCCGCGGGCCATGCGCCCCAGGCCGATGCGGAACTGGTCGGCGAGCAGCTCGCCCACGGTGCGGATGCGGCGGTTGCCGAGGTGGTCAATGTCGTCGGCCTCGTAACCCTCCTCGCCGCTGGAGAGCGCGAGCAGGTACTTGATCGTCGCCAGCAGGGCGTAGTCCTTGAACTCTCCGTCCTCGAAGCCGAGGATGGTGCGGCTGGGCAGCTTGATGCCCAGCTTCTCCTCCACCTTGTAGCGGCCCGGCTCGCCCAGGTCGTAGCGGCGCGGATCGGCGAGCAGCGAGACCAGGTAGGAGGTCGCCTTGTCCTTCTTCGGGGGGTCGCCCGGGCGCAGGATGGTGAAGAGCCGCAAAAGCGCCTCGGACGGGCTCATTTCCAAAATCGACTCGTCCAAAACCCCCGTCAGCAGCTCCGGGAAGGCGCCGAGCTCCTTCTTGAGGCTCACGGCGTCGTGCCCCAGGACCCGGAGCAGCAGGATGACGGGGAACTTTCTCTTGTTGACGCGCATCAGCAGCGCGCCCGAGGAGTCGAACTCGAGGTCGATCCAGGGGCCGCGCTTGGGCAGCGGGATGACGGCAGCGACGAAGCGGTCGGCGCGGTTCGGGTCCGGAGTGAAGTAGACGCCCGGGGAGCGGTGGATCTGGCTGACGATGACGCGGTCGGCCCCGTTGATGATGAAGGAGCCGTCGTCGGTCATCAGCGGCAGGTCGCCGAGGAAGACCTCGTCCTCCTTGATGAGGCCGGAGTCGCGGTGGATCAGCTGCAGGCGGGCGTAGAGCGGCGCCTGGTACGTGAGGTCCTTTTCACGGCAGTCGTCGGGGCCGAACTTGGGTTCGCCCAGGCGGTACTCGAGAAAGTCGAGCACCAGACCGCCGCGCCCCTTCTCGCTCTCCTCGACCGGGAAGACCTCCTTGAAGGCGGCCTGCAGGCCGAAGTTTTCCCGCTTGCTCGGGGCCACTTCCAGCTGCAGGGCCTTGCGGAAGGAGTCCACCTGAATCTGGGTCAGCGGGGGGAGGGGAATGACTTCTTTGATGCTGCCGAACCGCTTTGTTTTCCTCATGCGCTCACCTCTGGCAGGGCCACAGCGCCCTCCCGTCGCCCGCACCCGCGGGTGCAGGGGCGAAAAGGCCGAATCGTGCTCGCTTGCTGGGCATCCGCTGCTGTCTTCATCTTACACGGAAGGGTGGGGAGCCCCGGACCCGGGCGCTGGCCCGGATCCGGCGTTCCCCTTAGTCGCACACCCGGTGGGACGGCTACCGGCGTAGGCGCGCCGCCAGCCGAGGCACGCTACTTCAGTTCGACGACGGCGCCGACTTCCTCGAGCTTCTTCTTGAGCTCCTCGGCCTCTTCCTTGGAGACGCCTTCCTTGATGGCGCCGCCCTTTTCCACCAGCTCCTTGGCCTCCTTGAGGCCCAGGCCGGTGATCGCGCGGACCTCCTTGATGACCTTGAGCTTCTGGCCGCCGGCTTCCTTGAGGACCACGTCGAACTCGGTCTTCTCCTCGGCCGCGCCGCCCTCGGCACCGCCGGCGGCGGCCACCGCGGCCACGGCCACGGGGGCGGCCGCTTCCACGCCCCACTCGTCCTTGATGCGGTCGATCAGCTGCTTGAGCTCGAGCACCGTCGCGCCGTTCAACTGCTCCATGATCGCGTCTACGTCCAAAGCCATCTTCATTCCTCCTTTAACGTGCGGCTACGCCGCTTCTTGTTTGCTTACGTACGCGTCCAGCAGGCCCACGAACTCGCGCTGCGCGCCCTCGAGCACGCCCACGAGCTCCGACATCGGCGCCTGCAGCACGCCCACCAGTTCCGCCCGCAGCTCGTCGAGCGTCGGCAGCTCGGCGATGGCCTTGACTTCCTCGGGCGCCAGCTTCTGGCCCTGCAGGAAGCCCGCCTTGATCTGCGGGATCTCCCCCGCGTTCTCCTTGGCGAACTGCACCAGGGCCTTGGCCACGGCCACCGGCTCGTCGTAGATCACCACCGCGCTGGGTCCCTTGAGCACCTCGTCCACCTCGGGCAGCTCTAGGTCGCGGATGGCGATCCGGATCAGGGTGTTCTTGGCCACGAAGATGCGGCCGCCGGCCTGGGTGACCTGGCGCCGCAGCTGGAACTCTTCGTTGGCGTCGAGACCCTGGTAGTTCACCAGGAAGAACGAGCCGTTCGTCTGCTGGAGCATCTCCTTGAGGTGTCCCAGCAGCTGCACGTTGCGTTCACTCGGCACGTTCTCCTCCTGCCTGTCAGGGGTGGGGGTCCCCCGAACCGGTTGCTTCGAAACGCTCCCCCTCGCGCCTCGGCGGGATGTTTAAGGCCTGATGCCCCCCGCGGTCTTCAGCGTCCTGCCATGGCGCGGACGAGTCCGCACCGGGGTGCCGAATAGCGAGTGTATACCCGAGCGGCCATTGGGAAAAGAGGTCTGGGTCACAATTGCCGCAGCCGCTCAGCTGTGGGGGTCCACCTTGATCGAGGGACCCATGGTGGTCGTCAGGTAGACGCTCTTCAGGTAGGTGCCCTTGGCCCCTTCGGGCTTGGCCTGCTCGACGGCCTTGATGAAGGCGCGCACGTTGTCGGCGATCTTTTCGGGCTCGAAGCTGGCCTTGCCCACGGGCGCGTGCACCACGCCGGTCTTGTCGTTGCGGAACTCGATGCGGCCGGCCTTGATCTGCTTCACGATCTCCCCGATGTTGAAGCCCACGGTGCCCGCCTTGGGGTTCGGCAGCAGCCCCCGCGGCCCCAGCACCCGGCCCAGCTTGGAGCC
Encoded proteins:
- the rpoB gene encoding DNA-directed RNA polymerase subunit beta; its protein translation is MRKTKRFGSIKEVIPLPPLTQIQVDSFRKALQLEVAPSKRENFGLQAAFKEVFPVEESEKGRGGLVLDFLEYRLGEPKFGPDDCREKDLTYQAPLYARLQLIHRDSGLIKEDEVFLGDLPLMTDDGSFIINGADRVIVSQIHRSPGVYFTPDPNRADRFVAAVIPLPKRGPWIDLEFDSSGALLMRVNKRKFPVILLLRVLGHDAVSLKKELGAFPELLTGVLDESILEMSPSEALLRLFTILRPGDPPKKDKATSYLVSLLADPRRYDLGEPGRYKVEEKLGIKLPSRTILGFEDGEFKDYALLATIKYLLALSSGEEGYEADDIDHLGNRRIRTVGELLADQFRIGLGRMARGVRERMIMGNPEAATPAKLINNRPLAAAIREFFGRSQLSQFKGQTNPLDEMRHKRRISALGPGGLTRERAGFDVRDVHRTHYGRICPIETPEGANIGLINSLAAYGLINDLGFVMTPYRKVKKGVVSMNPKDVVYMTATEEDKYTIAQANTPVDEDGRIATDRVVARRRGEPEIVDASEVEFMDVSPKQVFSVNTNLIPFLEHDDANRALMGSNMQAQAVPVIRAEAPAVGTGIEDRVIRDSLTSVYSDVDGVVKYVDGERVVIEQKNKNLREYKLRRFVRSNQGTTIDQRPRVSVGDKIKKGDLLADGPAADHGRLALGQNVLVAIMPFDGYNFEDAIIISENLLRRDHYTSIHIERYGIEARDTKLGPEKITRDIPNLGEAALRDLDEDGIVRVGAEVKAGDILVGRTSFKGETEPSPEERLLRSIFGEKARDVKDTSLRVPPGEGGIVVRTLRLRRGDPGVELKPGVREVVRVYVAQKRKLQVGDKLANRHGNKGVVSKILPPEDMPHLPDGTPVDIVLNPLGVPSRMNLGQILEIHLGLAAYELGMEFITPVFDGASEEEIKELLDQAFELRWAEREKHGVGLDRRELEVMARAAKMGVVPEELEPREQLKALFKQGKAVLYDGRTGEPIEGPIVIGIQYIMKLYHMVEDKMHARSTGPYSLITQQPLGGKAQFGGQRFGEMEVWALEAYGAAFTLQEMLTLKSDDIEGRNAAYEAIVKGQDVPTPSVPESFRVLVKELQALGLDVETLDENERVIDIFEGLASRR
- the rplL gene encoding 50S ribosomal protein L7/L12 → MALDVDAIMEQLNGATVLELKQLIDRIKDEWGVEAAAPVAVAAVAAAGGAEGGAAEEKTEFDVVLKEAGGQKLKVIKEVRAITGLGLKEAKELVEKGGAIKEGVSKEEAEELKKKLEEVGAVVELK
- the rplJ gene encoding 50S ribosomal protein L10, yielding MPSERNVQLLGHLKEMLQQTNGSFFLVNYQGLDANEEFQLRRQVTQAGGRIFVAKNTLIRIAIRDLELPEVDEVLKGPSAVVIYDEPVAVAKALVQFAKENAGEIPQIKAGFLQGQKLAPEEVKAIAELPTLDELRAELVGVLQAPMSELVGVLEGAQREFVGLLDAYVSKQEAA